The sequence below is a genomic window from Mycobacterium spongiae.
CGCGCCGGGCTCGGCGAGTTCGCTGACGAGGGGCTACTCATCGGTCAGCGCGCCATCCCCTCCGTGCTGGAGAAGGCGGGATTCCAGTTCCGCCACAACACCATCGGCGAAGCGCTCGGCTACGTCACCACCCGTCCGGACCACTACTAGACTCGATCGGCGGCGGCGGCGGTCCGCGACCGCCCGACCGCGTCCGCTGTGTTCGGGTAGCGTCGCACCTGTGACCGGGTCCATCCGCTCCAGCTCGGCCGCGATCGACGTCCGTCAGCTGGGAAGCATCGAGTACCAGGCCGCCTGGGAGCTGCAGCGAGACCTGGCGGATGCTCGAGTCGCCGGCGGCACCGACACGCTGCTGCTGCTGGAACACCCCGCGGTCTACACGGCCGGAAGGCGCACCGAACCGCACGAACGACCTGTCGATGGCACTCCTGTGGTCGACACCGACCGCGGCGGCCGGATCACGTGGCACGGTCCCGGACAGTTGGTCGGCTATCCGATCATCGGGCTTGCGCAACCCCTCGATGTGATCAACTACGTTCGGCGACTTGAGGAGTCATTGATCAAAGTATGTCGCGATTTCGGTCTCGGCGTCGGCCGGGTCCAGGGCCGTTCTGGGGTATGGCTGCCGGGCAGCGCCGAGGCGCCCGCGCGTAAGGTCGCCGCTATCGGCGTCCGAGTATCGCGAGCCACGACGCTGCACGGGTTTGCACTCAACTGCGACTGCGATCTGAGCGCGTTTACCCCGATCGTGCCGTGTGGGATCGCCGACGCGGGTGTGACGTCGTTGTCGGCCGAACTCGGGCGCCCGGTGGCCGTCGACGAGGTCCGGGGGGCCGTCGCCGACGCCGTCTGCGACGCCCTCGATGGCGTGCTGCCGCTCAGTGGCCCCGCGGCTGCCCGCGTAACATCGGCGATGTGACCGTCACCCCAGAGCCTGATGTCGCCGGCCCTGCAGCTCCGTCGGGCCGTAAGTTGCTGCGGCTGGAAGTTCGCAACGCGGCAACCCCGATCGAGCGCAAGCCGCCGTGGATCAAGACGCGCGCCAAGATGGGACCGGAGTACACCGCGCTGAAGAGCCTGGTGCGGCGCGAGGGCCTACATACAGTGTGTGAGGAGGCTGGCTGCCCGAATATCTTCGAGTGTTGGGAGGATCGGGAGGCCACCTTTCTGATCGGCGGCGACCAGTGCACCCGGCGGTGCGACTTCTGCCAGATCGATACTGGCAAGCCCGCCGAGCTGGACCGCGACGAACCACGACGGGTCGCCGAGAGCGTGCACACGATGGGACTGCGCTATGCCACCGTCACCGGGGTCGCGCGCGACGACCTGCCGGACGGCGGCGCCTGGCTCTATGCCGCGACCGTGCGCGCGATCAAGGAGCTCAACCCGGCGACCGGCGTCGAACTGCTGATCCCCGACTTCAACGGAGAGCAGGCCCGGCTTGCGGAGGTCTTCGAGTCCCGCCCGGAAGTCTTGGCACACAACGTCGAAACGGTGCCCCGCGTCTTCAAGCGGATCCGGCCGGCCTTCACCTACGAGCGCAGCCTGGGTGTGCTCACCGAGGCGCGCGCTGCGGGACTGGTCACTAAGAGCAACCTCATCCTCGGGCTCGGTGAAACCCCCGCCGAGGTGCGCACCGCGCTGGCCGACCTGCATTCGGCCGGCTGCGACATCGTGACCGTCACCCAGTACCTGCGGCCGTCGCCGCGCCACCACCCGGTCGAGCGTTGGGTCAGGCCCGAGGAGTTCGTCGACTACGCCGATTACGCGACGGGACTGGGCTTCGCCGGTGTACTGGCCGGACCCCTGGTGCGGTCGTCGTATCGAGCGCGTCGCCTCTACGAACAGGCCCGCGCTACCTCGGCACCGCGTTAACCGGGCATTACGTATCCTTAGTGACTATGGCGAAACCCCGAAAAGCCGCACAAAACAAGGCCGCCCGGGCAGAGGCAAAAGCCGCCCGCAAGGCGGCCGCCCGGCAGCGCCGCAGCCAGCTATGGCAGGCCTTCAACCTGCAACGTAAGGAAGACAAGCGGCTGCTGCCCTACATGATCGGGGCTTTTCTGCTGATCGTGGGTGTGTCCGTGGGCGTCGGGGTGTGGGGCGGCGGTTTCACGATGATCACTCTGATCCCCCTCGGTGTGGTCCTGGGTGGGCTCGTGGCCTTCATCATCTTCGGGCGCCGAGCCCAGCGCGCCGTCTATCGCAAGGCCGAGGGCCAAACCGGGGCGGCCGCGTGGGCGCTGGACAACTTGCGAGGCAAGTGGCGAGTAACCGCGGGTGTGGCCGCCACCGGCCACTTCGACGCTGTCCATCGGGTGATCGGCCGACCCGGGGTCATCTTCGTCGCCGAGGGGTCGGCGGCCCGAGTCAAACCGCTGCTGGCTCAGGAGAAGAAACGCACCGCGCGGCTGGTCGGCGACGTACCGATCTATGACATCGTCGTCGGCAACGGAGACGGCGAGATCCCGCTGGCCAAGCTGGAGCGCCACCTCACTCGGCTGCCGGCCAACATCACCGTCAAACAGATGGACGCCCTGGAGTCGCGGCTGGCCGCGCTGAGTTCGCGCGCCGGCGCAGGAGTCATGCCGAAGGGTCCGATGCCCACCACCGCAAAGATGCGGGGCGTCCAGCGCACGGTGCGCCGCAAGTAGGCAGGCTGTTAGCGTCGCACCACCGCGGTGCCGGTCAGCCGATCCTGCAGCCCGCGCCCGTCCAGGTCGGTGAACAGCGCCGGTACCACGAGTCCAATGAGCACGCCCCGCGCCGCCAGGCGGCCAATTCCCACACCCACGCGATCGTCGAGCGTCACCACGCGTAGGCCGAGCACCAGCTGGCCCGGTGTGAATCCGAACAAGCGCACCGACACCACGCCGAGGACCAGCCAGATGACCAGGACCGCTGTCGACAGCGTCGCCTGTGACACGACGCCGAATTCCAGGCCCAGCAATGCGAGCCCGTAGGCGATGAGCCAGTCGATGACCAGCGCGGCCAGCCGACGGATCATCGGAGCGATCGAGCCCGGCCCGGTTTGCGGCAAGCCCAACGTCTCACCGGGATATCCCGCGGGTGATTCCGCCGTCATCGGCCCGGCCGGCGGGCCGGGTTGCGCTCACCGCAGTGCTTTCTCGGGGACGGCCCGTATCGCCGCAAGGGCACACCAGTTACGATCTTGCCGGCCATGGATCCACAATAGGGCCGGGTGACCCGGATCCCGTTGCCGGCGCCGTGGTCAGTAACGTCTGCGCAACACGGGGTTGACTGCCGGGCAATATCGGCTCCATAGCGTCGGCCGCGAATGACCAAGTAAAGGAGCACTCTGTGACGGATATGTCGCCCGACGATGTCTTCAAGCTCGCCAAGGACGAAGGCGTCGAGTTTGTCGACGTCCGGTTCTGTGACTTGCCCGGCATCATGCAGCACTTCACGATTCCGGTTTCGTTCTTCGACAACAGCGTCTTCGAAGACGGTCTGGCCTTTGACGGCTCGTCGATTCGCGGCTTCCAGTCGATCCACGAATCGGACATGCTGCTGCTGCCGGACCCGGCGACCGCACGAATCGATCCGTTCCGGGCGGCCAAGACGCTGAACCTCAACTTCTTCGTGCACGACCCGTTCACCCTCGAGCCGTACTCCCGCGACCCGCGCAACATCGCCCGCAAGGCCGAGAACTACCTGATCAGCACCGGCATCGCCGACACCGCCTACTTCGGCGCGGAGGCCGAGTTCTACATCTTCGACTCGGTGAGCTTCGACTCGACCGCCAACGGCGCGTTCTACGAGGTGGATTCCGCCGAGGGATGGTGGAACACCGGCGCGGCGACCGAGGCTGACGGCAGCCCCAACCGCGGCTACAAGACCCGCCACAAGGGCGGCTACTTCCCGGTCGCCCCCAACGACCAGTACGTCGACCTGCGCGACAGCATGCTCACCAACCTGATCAACAACGGCTTCAGCCTGGAGAAGGGCCACCACGAGGTGGGCTCCGGCGGGCAGGCCGAGATCAACTACAAGTTCAACACGCTGCTGCACGCGGCCGACGACATGCAGTTGTACAAGTACATCGTCAAGAACACCGCATGGCAGGCCGGCAAGACCGTCACGTTCATGCCCAAGCCGCTCTTCGGCGACAACGGCTCCGGTATGCACACCCACCAGTCGTTGTGGAAAGACGGCAGCCCGTTGATGTACGACGAGACGGGGTATGCCGGTCTGTCGGATACGGCCCGCCACTACATCGGCGGCCTGCTCCACCACGCACCGTCGCTGCTGGCGTTCACCAACCCGACGGTGAACTCCTACAAGCGGCTGGTTCCCGGCTACGAAGCCCCGATCAACCTGGTCTACAGCCAGCGCAACCGGTCGGCATGCGTGCGCATTCCGATCACCGGTAGCAACCCGAAGGCCAAGCGCCTGGAATTCCGGTGCCCCGACGCGTCGGGCAACCCGTACTTGGCGTTCTCCGCCATGCTGATGGCGGGCCTGGACGGCATCAAGAACAAGATCGAGCCGCAGGCACCGGTCGACAAGGACCTCTACGAGTTGCCTCCGGAGGAGGCCGCGAACATCCCGCAGGCCCCGACCCAGCTGGCCGCGGTGATCGACCGTCTCGAGGCCGACCACGAATACCTCACCGAGGGAGGCGTGTTCACCCCCGACCTGATCGAGACCTGGATCAGCTACAAGCGGGACAACGAGATCGAGCCGGTCAACATCCGGCCGCATCCGTACGAGTTCGCGCTCTACTTCGACGTATAAAGACGTCGAAGGCCTGTTAGTCCTAGGCGCCAAACTGGTCCTAGGCGCCGAAACTTACGCCAGGGCGTGCCGCGTCGGCGTGTCGCCGCCGCTGGTTAAGTGTCGCGGACATCGTCGCGACTGCGTCTAGCCGTCGAGTGCGAGATCCTTGCGGAAGCGCCGCATGCCGTCGATCTTGCCGGCCAAGGTGGCACCCGGGCCGGCGTAGAACATCCACGGCATGGTGAGGATGCCGGTGACGCCGGCGTCCTCGGCGCGCCGATAGTCGGCGATGGTGAAGGCGTCGGTGAGTGGCGCCAGGATGGTGAAGTCATCCAGCGACATGCCGTTCTCGATCCGCAGCGATCTGAGCCGGCCCGCCACGGCTATCGCCCGATCGGTCTTGATCAAGTCCCCGATCCAGCCGTCGTTGCGGGCAGCACGGCGCAATGCGGTCTCGCTGAGCCCGCCGACAAAGATCGGTATCGGCGGTGGAGTCGGTTGCATCTCCAGGCGAGGTGTCCGGTAGAAGTCGCCGTCGAATTCGGTCC
It includes:
- the lipB gene encoding lipoyl(octanoyl) transferase LipB, translated to MTGSIRSSSAAIDVRQLGSIEYQAAWELQRDLADARVAGGTDTLLLLEHPAVYTAGRRTEPHERPVDGTPVVDTDRGGRITWHGPGQLVGYPIIGLAQPLDVINYVRRLEESLIKVCRDFGLGVGRVQGRSGVWLPGSAEAPARKVAAIGVRVSRATTLHGFALNCDCDLSAFTPIVPCGIADAGVTSLSAELGRPVAVDEVRGAVADAVCDALDGVLPLSGPAAARVTSAM
- the lipA gene encoding lipoyl synthase, producing MTVTPEPDVAGPAAPSGRKLLRLEVRNAATPIERKPPWIKTRAKMGPEYTALKSLVRREGLHTVCEEAGCPNIFECWEDREATFLIGGDQCTRRCDFCQIDTGKPAELDRDEPRRVAESVHTMGLRYATVTGVARDDLPDGGAWLYAATVRAIKELNPATGVELLIPDFNGEQARLAEVFESRPEVLAHNVETVPRVFKRIRPAFTYERSLGVLTEARAAGLVTKSNLILGLGETPAEVRTALADLHSAGCDIVTVTQYLRPSPRHHPVERWVRPEEFVDYADYATGLGFAGVLAGPLVRSSYRARRLYEQARATSAPR
- a CDS encoding DUF4191 domain-containing protein, with amino-acid sequence MAKPRKAAQNKAARAEAKAARKAAARQRRSQLWQAFNLQRKEDKRLLPYMIGAFLLIVGVSVGVGVWGGGFTMITLIPLGVVLGGLVAFIIFGRRAQRAVYRKAEGQTGAAAWALDNLRGKWRVTAGVAATGHFDAVHRVIGRPGVIFVAEGSAARVKPLLAQEKKRTARLVGDVPIYDIVVGNGDGEIPLAKLERHLTRLPANITVKQMDALESRLAALSSRAGAGVMPKGPMPTTAKMRGVQRTVRRK
- a CDS encoding RDD family protein, translated to MTAESPAGYPGETLGLPQTGPGSIAPMIRRLAALVIDWLIAYGLALLGLEFGVVSQATLSTAVLVIWLVLGVVSVRLFGFTPGQLVLGLRVVTLDDRVGVGIGRLAARGVLIGLVVPALFTDLDGRGLQDRLTGTAVVRR
- the glnA gene encoding type I glutamate--ammonia ligase, with product MTDMSPDDVFKLAKDEGVEFVDVRFCDLPGIMQHFTIPVSFFDNSVFEDGLAFDGSSIRGFQSIHESDMLLLPDPATARIDPFRAAKTLNLNFFVHDPFTLEPYSRDPRNIARKAENYLISTGIADTAYFGAEAEFYIFDSVSFDSTANGAFYEVDSAEGWWNTGAATEADGSPNRGYKTRHKGGYFPVAPNDQYVDLRDSMLTNLINNGFSLEKGHHEVGSGGQAEINYKFNTLLHAADDMQLYKYIVKNTAWQAGKTVTFMPKPLFGDNGSGMHTHQSLWKDGSPLMYDETGYAGLSDTARHYIGGLLHHAPSLLAFTNPTVNSYKRLVPGYEAPINLVYSQRNRSACVRIPITGSNPKAKRLEFRCPDASGNPYLAFSAMLMAGLDGIKNKIEPQAPVDKDLYELPPEEAANIPQAPTQLAAVIDRLEADHEYLTEGGVFTPDLIETWISYKRDNEIEPVNIRPHPYEFALYFDV